DNA from Cytophagia bacterium CHB2:
CCATTCTGAGTACGCGCATGATGGACCTTATCCACCCCGACATCAACCAGTACCTCGATGCGCTGCTGCCCGAGCGCCATGTCAAATTGCTGGAAATGGAAAAACTCGCTGCCGAGCGCAATTTTCCCATCGTTGG
Protein-coding regions in this window:
- a CDS encoding O-methyltransferase, translated to MMDLIHPDINQYLDALLPERHVKLLEMEKLAAERNFPIVG